One Brassica napus cultivar Da-Ae chromosome C4, Da-Ae, whole genome shotgun sequence genomic region harbors:
- the LOC106378850 gene encoding uncharacterized protein LOC106378850: MTNATKFLVMIMFIGVVCADVGARKLQKVSKELMDQKVNFPPLLMVPPLSPLPLQLQLPLPLSPPTTESGEAVSATKGVGVENGVGIVSKDTKLGITIPKTATTNGNGFGTGSASTNARGSIGNSSP; this comes from the coding sequence atgacAAACGCTACTAAGTTTCTTGTGATGATTATGTTCATTGGAGTTGTTTGTGCTGATGTAGGCGCAAGGAAGCTCCAAAAAGTGTCCAAAGAATTGATGGATCAGAAAGTAAATTTTCCGCCGCTTCTAATGGTTCCGCCGCTGTCACCACTACCACTACAACTACAACTACCACTACCACTATCACCACCTACCACTGAATCAGGTGAAGCAGTCTCTGCAACAAAAGGAGTAGgtgttgagaatggtgtaggtATAGTGTCCAAAGACACCAAATTAGGCATTACTATTCCCAAAACTGCCACCACCAACGGTAATGGATTTGGTACCGGATCTGCCTCCACCAATGCGCGTGGCAGCATTGGCAACAGTAGCCCTTGA